The DNA segment TGATCGATCACGGCACCGAGCTTCGCCATCTTGATCAGGGCACTGGCCGGCACGCCGGCAGTCGAGACGTAGGCCTGCATCGCTGCGAGCCGCTCCGTCACCACCGCGTCGGTGTCCCCGAGTCGTTCGATGCGACCGAGGATTTCGGAGAGGTCGATTGGTTCCACCGAAATACCACTCGCCTCAAGCAGCTTCTCGCTGTAGCGCACCGTCTTGAAGGCGGCGGGGCGCGCGCCGATCGCCCCGATGCGTGCGTGGCGCAGCCCGTTGACGACGCGACAGACGGCGGCGAAGCGATGCACATCGGCGAGGAAGTCAGGCGCCGAGACGGCCTGGGTGTGCCGCGAGGTCAGTGAATAGGGAATGCCGTACTGGGTGAGCACGTTGCACACCGACATCTTGCCGCAGAAGGCATCGCGCCGGGCATCAATCCCCATCCGGCCCGGGTCGTCGGCGGCGGCGTGGACCAGCACCGGAACATTGAGCCCCGCGAGTCGAAGGGTGTCGGCCACGCCGCGCTCGTCGCCGAAGTTCGGCAGGGTCACAATGACGCCGGCGATCCGGCCGGCGTGCCGACGAAAGAGCTCGGCACACGCCTTTGCTTCATCGCGACTCTCCACCGCGCCATGCCGCGACTCCTCCGTCGATAGCGCAATGCAGTCGTACCCGGCATCGGCGAGGAGGGCGAGGATCTGCTCGCGTCCGGTGGCCGCCAGATGGCCCGGGAAGAAGCCTCGGTTGCCCACGAGCACGCCGAAAGCGAGGCGTGGCGGCGGGCCGCCCCGACGCGCCACGGGAGTCGCCACCGGATAAGGCGACGGCTTGAATTGCGGGAGTTCCACGGGAAGACCTCGGGAGATGGAAGCGTTTCTGGCAGACGCCTCGCCCAGCTTCAGCTTCAAGTATCTCTCCCGGCAGGGCAGCCCCGCAAGCGAGTTTGACACGCTCAGGGGCGGAGGTAGCTTGAAAGCGCCTGCATGACCACCCAGCCATCTGCCACCACGTCGCCCGTTTCTCCCCGTGCCGCCTCGCTCCGAGGCGTGGTGCTCGGCCTCGCCACATCTCCACGCGCGGGCCTCATCGGGGTGCTGCTGGTGCTCGCTGCGATCCTGACTGCAGCTGCGGGAACACATCCTGACCGCGTGACCGGATTGCCGGTCAACAATTTCCTCAATGTCTACACGCTGATCCAGATGGCCACCGATGCCAGCGGCTTCGCCATCATGGGTGTTGGCGCGACCATCGTGATCATCTCCGGCGGGATCGATCTCTCGGTCGGCGCCATCTTCGCACTTTCGGAAGTCGCAATGGCGTTGGTCCTGCGCGAAGCAGGGCCGCTCCCTCCCGGTGCGACCCTGGCTCTTGGCCTGGGCACCTGCATCACGGTATCGCTGCTCTGCGGTCTCGCCAACGGTGTAATGGTGATCGGCCTCGGCGTGCATCCCTTCATCATCACGCTGGGGATGATGTGGGTGCTCCGGGGCCTGGCCTTTGTGGTGAGTCACGCTGAGAGCATCCTCGTCCCGCAGGCGCTCACACACGTCGCCAAGGCCTCACTGGGGATGGGCACTGCGCTCTATCCGGTGCCGCTGCTGGCGATGCTCGCCGTGACCGGTGCTGGCAGTCTCTACCTGACGCGTACGGTGCCGGGGCGGCACATCTTTGCGATCGGTGGCAATCGCGAGGCGGCGCGCTATTCCGGGCTCTCCCTCGACCGGATCCAGCTTGGCGTCTATGTCGTGTCGGGGCTGACAGCCGGCATCGCCGCCTTTCTCGGCGCAGCATTCTACGGCTCGGCCACCTCGTCCGATGCCAACGGCTACGAGCTCTACGTGATCGCCTCTGCCGTGGTCGGTGGCGCTTCCCTCATCGGCGGCAAGGGGAGCGCGGTGAGCGCGATGCTGGGCGCACTCCTCATCGTCACCCTGCGCCAGGCGATTCGCACGCTGCACCTCGACCAGAATTACGAATGGATCATCATCGGGACGGCGATGATCGGGGCGGTTGTCCTCGATCAGGGCGGTTCCCGGCTACTCGCTCGCCGCATGGCGCGTCGTGCCGTGCAGACCCGATCGGAGGGGGGATCTCGTGACTAGAGCTACGACCGCCATCACATTCCTGGCACTCGCCGCGTGCAGCGGCAAGCAGCCTCCCGCAGCGGAAGCCGCGAAGACGTTCACGATCGCGATGATCGCCAAGAGTTCGACAAACCCGGTCTTCCTCTCCGGACGCGCAGGCGCCGATTCCGCGGCCGCCGAACTCTCGAAGAGCAGCGGCGTCAAGGTGACCA comes from the Gemmatimonadota bacterium genome and includes:
- a CDS encoding L-fucose/L-arabinose isomerase family protein — translated: MARRGGPPPRLAFGVLVGNRGFFPGHLAATGREQILALLADAGYDCIALSTEESRHGAVESRDEAKACAELFRRHAGRIAGVIVTLPNFGDERGVADTLRLAGLNVPVLVHAAADDPGRMGIDARRDAFCGKMSVCNVLTQYGIPYSLTSRHTQAVSAPDFLADVHRFAAVCRVVNGLRHARIGAIGARPAAFKTVRYSEKLLEASGISVEPIDLSEILGRIERLGDTDAVVTERLAAMQAYVSTAGVPASALIKMAKLGAVIDHWMAEVDVTISAVQCWTSMEEYFGVVPCTVMSMMSNENLPSACEVDVCGTISMHALSLASGTPSALLDWNNNYGEDPDKAVCFHCSNLPKAFFEDLRMDYQEIIAGTVGRENTYGTVVGKVKAGAMSFARFSTDDLAGRIRGYVGEGEFTADPLQTFGGAGVVKIPNLQRLLHHICRNGFEHHVAGTFGHVADAVHEATTRYLGWHVDRHE
- a CDS encoding ABC transporter permease: MTTQPSATTSPVSPRAASLRGVVLGLATSPRAGLIGVLLVLAAILTAAAGTHPDRVTGLPVNNFLNVYTLIQMATDASGFAIMGVGATIVIISGGIDLSVGAIFALSEVAMALVLREAGPLPPGATLALGLGTCITVSLLCGLANGVMVIGLGVHPFIITLGMMWVLRGLAFVVSHAESILVPQALTHVAKASLGMGTALYPVPLLAMLAVTGAGSLYLTRTVPGRHIFAIGGNREAARYSGLSLDRIQLGVYVVSGLTAGIAAFLGAAFYGSATSSDANGYELYVIASAVVGGASLIGGKGSAVSAMLGALLIVTLRQAIRTLHLDQNYEWIIIGTAMIGAVVLDQGGSRLLARRMARRAVQTRSEGGSRD